A window of Corvus hawaiiensis isolate bCorHaw1 chromosome 17, bCorHaw1.pri.cur, whole genome shotgun sequence contains these coding sequences:
- the ATP5F1E gene encoding ATP synthase subunit epsilon, mitochondrial: MVAYWRQAGLSYIRYSQICAQAVRAALKPQYKAEAERAAVATVKTVKPKKE, from the exons ATGGTGGCGTATTGGCGACAGGCCGGGCTCAG CTACATCCGGTACTCGCAGATCTGCGCCCAGGCCGTGCGGGCCGCCCTGAAGCCGCAGTACAAAGCGGAGGCGGAGAGGGCGGCGGTGGCCACGGTGAAAACGGTGAAACCCAAAAAGGAGTGA